One genomic segment of Arachis duranensis cultivar V14167 chromosome 4, aradu.V14167.gnm2.J7QH, whole genome shotgun sequence includes these proteins:
- the LOC107486240 gene encoding MYB-like transcription factor EOBII — translation MGSERGWKKGPWTHEEDKLLTEYVTLHGEGRWSSVAKFTGLNRSGKSCRLRWVNYLRPGLKKGQLTPLEEGIIFELHAILGNKWSTIARYLPGRTDNEIKNYWRTHFKKKEDSKHNKKLKERRSKVTKEQVIMEDTNKSNNNENTKSYDDETKENYYNDQHNNMGFIYPNNNNPTMLEQQQSFPLMHQDYLSSPSWPDTTTADYHALWFSLWDFDVPQGFEEHVNNLTKYVLPNQATFGDVFHNTFLV, via the exons ATGGGTTCAGAGAGAGGGTGGAAGAAAGGGCCATGGACTCATGAAGAGGACAAGTTGCTCACTGAATATGTCACCTTGCATGGGGAGGGTAGGTGGAGTTCTGTGGCCAAGTTCACag GTTTAAATAGGAGTGGCAAAAGTTGCAGGTTGAGATGGGTGAATTATTTGAGGCCTGGTCTCAAGAAGGGTCAATTAACACCACTGGAAGAAGGAATAATATTTGAATTGCATGCTATTTTGGGAAACAA GTGGTCAACAATAGCAAGGTACTTGCCAGGTAGAACTGATAATGAGATCAAGAACTATTGGAGAACCCACTTCAAAAAGAAAGAGGATTCCAAGCATAACAAGAAGCTAAAAGAGAGAAGATCAAAGGTCACAAAAGAGCAAGTAATAATGGAGGACACCaacaaaagtaataataatgaaaataccAAATCCTATGATGATGAGACAAAAGAAAACTACTACAATGATCAACACAATAATATGGGGTTTATTtaccctaataataataatccaaCAATGTTAGAGCAGCAACAAAGCTTCCCTTTGATGCACCAAGATTATTTGTCATCACCTTCATGGCCAGACACTACAACAGCAGATTATCATGCCTTGTGGTTTAGTTTATGGGACTTTGATGTACCACAGGGCTTTGAAGAACATGTTAACAACCTCACCAAATATGTGCTCCCAAACCAAGCTACCTTTGGTGATGTTTTTCACAATACTTTTTTAGTTTGA